The proteins below are encoded in one region of Equus caballus isolate H_3958 breed thoroughbred chromosome 16, TB-T2T, whole genome shotgun sequence:
- the NEK4 gene encoding serine/threonine-protein kinase Nek4 isoform X1: MPLAAYCYLRVVGRGSYGEVTLVRHRRDGRQYVIKKLNLRNASSRERRAAEQEAQLLSQLKHPNIVTYKESWEGGDGLLYIVMGFCEGGDLYRKLKEQKGQLLPESQVVEWFVQIAMALQYLHEKHILHRDLKTQNVFLTRTNIIKVGDLGIARVLENHCDMASTLIGTPYYMSPELFSNKPYNYKSDVWALGCCVYEMATLKHAFNAKDMNSLVYRIIEGKLPPMPKDYSPELAELIRTMLSKRPEERPSVRSILRQPYIKRQISLFLEATKAKTCKNNTKNGDCKSKPVTTVVSGKAESNQEVVPFHPHSSEGSKTYVMGEDKCLSQEKLIVVGPLKTPTNLKGHTSKPDMNTTSESLATISRVNIDILPAERRDSSNSLVQENQPRHLDASNELEGKCSISQVKESLQHNTKSSAQPGNLISTCVSDSVTGEKNDPVKPLQPLNKDQKPKDQDRVAGECITEKQDRVYPGLQPHSSGSEPSLSRQRRQKKREQTEHSGEKRQFQEAPPRLLPSLPTVGKVDDTLTQRDAENRSRVVTGSVSSSRSSEMSSSKDRPLSARERRRLKQSQEDIFPSGPSVRRASLSAAGPGKIQEEGQHSAAGWLSSDCSVAQERKLTRCLSEDELSSSASSTDKSDGDSREGKGHTNEMSDLLQLMTQTLKLDSKESCEDLPVPDPVSEFKLHRKYRDTLVLHGKVAEEAEELHCKELPSAIMPGSEKIRRIVEVLRADVIRGLGIQLLEQVYDLLEEEDELEREVHLREHMGEKYTTYSVKARQLKFFEENVNF; this comes from the exons ATGCCCTTGGCCGCCTACTGCTACCTGCGGGTCGTGGGCAGGGGTAGCTACGGGGAGGTGACGCTCGTGAGGCACCGACGGGACGGCAGGCAG tatGTCATCAAAAAACTGAACCTCCGAAATGCCTCCAGCCGAGAGCGGCGAGCTGCTGAACAGGAAGCTCAGCTCTTGTCTCAGCTGAAGCACCCCAATATTGTCACCTATAAGGAGTCTTGGGAGGGAGGGGATGGTCTGCTGTACATCGTCATGGGCTTCTGCGAAGGAGGTGATCTGTACCGAAAGCTCAAGGAGCAGAAGGGGCAGCTTCTGCCTGAGAGTCAGGTGGTGGAGTGGTTTGTTCAGATTGCCATGGCTCTGCAG tATTTACATGAAAAACACATCCTTCACCGAGATCTGAAAACTCAAAATGTTTTCCTAACAAGAACAAACATTATCAAAGTGGGTGACCTAGGAATTGCCCGAGTGTTAGAGAACCACTGTGACATGGCTAGCACCCTCATTGGCACACCCTACTACATGAGCCCTGAATTGTTCTCAAACAAACCCTACAACTATAAG tctGATGTTTGGGCTCTGGGATGCTGTGTTTATGAAATGGCCACCCTGAAGCATGCTTTCAATGCAAAAGACATGAATTCTTTAGTTTATCGGATTATTGAAGGAAAG cTGCCGCCAATGCCGAAAGATTATAGCCCAGAGCTGGCAGAACTGATAAGAACAATGCTGAGCAAAAGGCCTGAAGAAAGACCCTCTGTGAGGAGCATCCTGAGGCAGCCTTATATAAAGCGCCAAATATCCTTGTTTCTGGAGGCCACAAAGGC AAAAACCtgcaaaaataatactaaaaatggTGACTGTAAATCCAAGCCTGTTACTACAGTGGTTTCTGGAAAGGCTGAATCAAATCAGGAAGTAGTTCCCTTCCACCCACACTCTTCTGAGGGCTCCAAGACATATGTAATg GGTGAAGACAAATGTTTATCCCAGGAGAAACTCATAGTTGTTGGCCCCTTGAAGACACCTACAAATTTGAAAGGCCACACTTCCAAACCAGACATGAACACTACTTCAGAATCGCTAGCCACAATCAGTAGGGTGAATATTGACATCTTACCTGCAGAAAGGAGGGACTCGAGCAACAGCTTAGTTCAAGAGAATCAACCAAGACATTTAGATGCCTCTAATGAGCTAGAAGGTAAATGCAGTATTTCTCAAGTGAAGGAGAGCCTGCAGCATAACACTAAGTCCAGCGCTCAGCCAGGAAACCTGATTTCCACATGTGTGTCTGACAGTGTCACTGGGGAAAAGAATGACCCAGTGAAGCCTCTGCAGCCTCTAAACAAAGACCAAAAGCCGAAAGACCAG gatCGAGTTGCTGGTGAATGTATTACAGAAAAACAGGACAGAGTCTACCCAGGTTTACAGCCACACAGCTCTGGATCTGAACCTTCTCTGTCTCGACAACGAcggcagaagaagagagaacagactGAGCACAGTGGGGAAAAGAGACAG ttCCAAGAGGCTCCTCCTCGACTTTTACCTTCTCTTCCCACTGTTGGAAAAGTGGATGACACATTAACACAAAGGGATGCTGAAAACCGCAGTAGAGTGGTCACTGGATCTGTGAGCAGTTCAAGGAGCAGTGAGATGTCATCATCAAAG GATCGACCATTATCAGCAAGAGAGAGGAGGCGACTAAAGCAGTCACAAGAAGACATATTCCCCTCAG GCCCTTCAGTGAGGAGAGCTTCTCTCAGTGCAGCGGGGCCAGGGAAAATACAAGAGGAAGGCCAGCACTCTGCTGCCGGATGGTTGTCTTCTGACTGCAGTGTTGCTCAG GAAAGGAAACTCACCCGTTGTCTCTCTGAGGATGAGTTAAGTTCTTCTGCAAGTTCAACGGATAAATCAGACGGTGATTCCAGGGAAGG gaaaggtCATACAAATGAAATGAGTGACTTGCTACAATTAATGACTCAGACCCTAAAATTGGACTCTAAAGAGAGCTGTGAAGATCTCCCAGTACCAGATCCAGTGTCAGAATTTAAACTTCATCGGAAGTATCGGGACACACTGGTACTTCATGGGAAAGTTGCAGAAGAGGCAGAAGAACTCCATTGCAAAGAGCTGCCTTCAG CTATCATGCCAGGTTCTGAAAAGATCAGAAGAATAGTTGAAGTCTTGAGAGCTGATGTGATCCGAGGTCTGGGGATTCAGCTTTTGGAGCAGGTATATGATCTTTTGGAAGAGGAGGATGAATTGGAGAGAGAG
- the NEK4 gene encoding serine/threonine-protein kinase Nek4 isoform X2 codes for MPLAAYCYLRVVGRGSYGEVTLVRHRRDGRQYVIKKLNLRNASSRERRAAEQEAQLLSQLKHPNIVTYKESWEGGDGLLYIVMGFCEGGDLYRKLKEQKGQLLPESQVVEWFVQIAMALQYLHEKHILHRDLKTQNVFLTRTNIIKVGDLGIARVLENHCDMASTLIGTPYYMSPELFSNKPYNYKSDVWALGCCVYEMATLKHAFNAKDMNSLVYRIIEGKLPPMPKDYSPELAELIRTMLSKRPEERPSVRSILRQPYIKRQISLFLEATKAKTCKNNTKNGDCKSKPVTTVVSGKAESNQEVVPFHPHSSEGSKTYVMGEDKCLSQEKLIVVGPLKTPTNLKGHTSKPDMNTTSESLATISRVNIDILPAERRDSSNSLVQENQPRHLDASNELEGKCSISQVKESLQHNTKSSAQPGNLISTCVSDSVTGEKNDPVKPLQPLNKDQKPKDQDRVAGECITEKQDRVYPGLQPHSSGSEPSLSRQRRQKKREQTEHSGEKRQERKLTRCLSEDELSSSASSTDKSDGDSREGKGHTNEMSDLLQLMTQTLKLDSKESCEDLPVPDPVSEFKLHRKYRDTLVLHGKVAEEAEELHCKELPSAIMPGSEKIRRIVEVLRADVIRGLGIQLLEQVYDLLEEEDELEREVHLREHMGEKYTTYSVKARQLKFFEENVNF; via the exons ATGCCCTTGGCCGCCTACTGCTACCTGCGGGTCGTGGGCAGGGGTAGCTACGGGGAGGTGACGCTCGTGAGGCACCGACGGGACGGCAGGCAG tatGTCATCAAAAAACTGAACCTCCGAAATGCCTCCAGCCGAGAGCGGCGAGCTGCTGAACAGGAAGCTCAGCTCTTGTCTCAGCTGAAGCACCCCAATATTGTCACCTATAAGGAGTCTTGGGAGGGAGGGGATGGTCTGCTGTACATCGTCATGGGCTTCTGCGAAGGAGGTGATCTGTACCGAAAGCTCAAGGAGCAGAAGGGGCAGCTTCTGCCTGAGAGTCAGGTGGTGGAGTGGTTTGTTCAGATTGCCATGGCTCTGCAG tATTTACATGAAAAACACATCCTTCACCGAGATCTGAAAACTCAAAATGTTTTCCTAACAAGAACAAACATTATCAAAGTGGGTGACCTAGGAATTGCCCGAGTGTTAGAGAACCACTGTGACATGGCTAGCACCCTCATTGGCACACCCTACTACATGAGCCCTGAATTGTTCTCAAACAAACCCTACAACTATAAG tctGATGTTTGGGCTCTGGGATGCTGTGTTTATGAAATGGCCACCCTGAAGCATGCTTTCAATGCAAAAGACATGAATTCTTTAGTTTATCGGATTATTGAAGGAAAG cTGCCGCCAATGCCGAAAGATTATAGCCCAGAGCTGGCAGAACTGATAAGAACAATGCTGAGCAAAAGGCCTGAAGAAAGACCCTCTGTGAGGAGCATCCTGAGGCAGCCTTATATAAAGCGCCAAATATCCTTGTTTCTGGAGGCCACAAAGGC AAAAACCtgcaaaaataatactaaaaatggTGACTGTAAATCCAAGCCTGTTACTACAGTGGTTTCTGGAAAGGCTGAATCAAATCAGGAAGTAGTTCCCTTCCACCCACACTCTTCTGAGGGCTCCAAGACATATGTAATg GGTGAAGACAAATGTTTATCCCAGGAGAAACTCATAGTTGTTGGCCCCTTGAAGACACCTACAAATTTGAAAGGCCACACTTCCAAACCAGACATGAACACTACTTCAGAATCGCTAGCCACAATCAGTAGGGTGAATATTGACATCTTACCTGCAGAAAGGAGGGACTCGAGCAACAGCTTAGTTCAAGAGAATCAACCAAGACATTTAGATGCCTCTAATGAGCTAGAAGGTAAATGCAGTATTTCTCAAGTGAAGGAGAGCCTGCAGCATAACACTAAGTCCAGCGCTCAGCCAGGAAACCTGATTTCCACATGTGTGTCTGACAGTGTCACTGGGGAAAAGAATGACCCAGTGAAGCCTCTGCAGCCTCTAAACAAAGACCAAAAGCCGAAAGACCAG gatCGAGTTGCTGGTGAATGTATTACAGAAAAACAGGACAGAGTCTACCCAGGTTTACAGCCACACAGCTCTGGATCTGAACCTTCTCTGTCTCGACAACGAcggcagaagaagagagaacagactGAGCACAGTGGGGAAAAGAGACAG GAAAGGAAACTCACCCGTTGTCTCTCTGAGGATGAGTTAAGTTCTTCTGCAAGTTCAACGGATAAATCAGACGGTGATTCCAGGGAAGG gaaaggtCATACAAATGAAATGAGTGACTTGCTACAATTAATGACTCAGACCCTAAAATTGGACTCTAAAGAGAGCTGTGAAGATCTCCCAGTACCAGATCCAGTGTCAGAATTTAAACTTCATCGGAAGTATCGGGACACACTGGTACTTCATGGGAAAGTTGCAGAAGAGGCAGAAGAACTCCATTGCAAAGAGCTGCCTTCAG CTATCATGCCAGGTTCTGAAAAGATCAGAAGAATAGTTGAAGTCTTGAGAGCTGATGTGATCCGAGGTCTGGGGATTCAGCTTTTGGAGCAGGTATATGATCTTTTGGAAGAGGAGGATGAATTGGAGAGAGAG